TTCCAATCCATACTCAAATGAAAATTATTCCGATTCAACGGAAGTTATTGAGATAAGTATTAAGGCAAATGCAGTATTTGGCAATATCGAATTTTTTAGATAGCATAAAATATTTGTTGGCTAATTAATAATTATTATTATCTTTGCTCTTGATTAGTAAAGATTTCTTTAAATATTTTACATTAAGTATCTCTAAGTTCAGATACTGAGTGATGTGTGTTAAATAAAATGTTATTTTGAAAAAATATTATTTAGAGTTATTTTGTATTAAAGAGATATATTTTCCAAGTTTGGGAAAAAATAAAAAAAATGTTTTGCTGAAAATCAATATAATACAAAGTCGGCAAAAATATTGAGTTAAAATATGTTAAAACAAAAAAATATTATGATTCTACCGATTCTTTCTAAAAGAAATAATTATAAGAAAAATTTTGAACAATTAGATTTTGTGGCAAAAAGAATTAAAGACATAGGACGACCTGAGAATCTTGCTATAATTGAAATATTAAAACAATATGGCAAGCTTACTCTGTTAGAAATTAGTAAGGAATTATCAATGAGTAAAGATGATACAACGGATTGCGTAACTCAACTAATTTCAAAGAATTTAATAATTGAATCCGCTAAAGGAGAAGAATCTATCTACCTTATTAAAGATAAAAAGTTAGTTAAAATCTTCAATTATATAAAAAATTCAAACTTTTTTATTGCTTAAAAATTGATTGAATATTTCTTATCTTTTTACAAACTTATAAATTTGTCTAAAAGAATTTGTACCACTAACAATCTCAATAAAATACAAGCCTGAACTAAAATCAGAAATATTTATTTCTGATTTATATTTACCTTCTAAAATTACTTTTCCTTGAGAATTAAAAATTCTAAATGATTCATTATTTATTGAATTTGCAATTCTGAGAACATTAGTTACCGGATTTGGAAAAATAAATATTTTTGAATTAGTCATTGATAAGACAGAATATGGGTCATGATAATATAATTGCAAAATTTCCTCCTGCTTTAAAGGATAGTCAAAAATATAAATATCGTCAACTTTACCTTGCAAAAATTTATGTTTAGAAGTGTCTGTTTCTGATGTTCTACCAATATAAACATTAGCAGTAGTTGGTGAGCAAAGACCTGAAAGACTTGCCTCTCGCTCAAACACTCCATCAATGTACATTATTGGCTTCTGCCCAATTTTTCCAACATCAAGGTACAAATGATGCCAGGTGTAAAAATCATAGTTGTATTGCGATTTTAATAACTCATTTGTTTGAGTATTATATTTTATTTTATAAACGGGTGGTGTAGCACCAACAAAAATATCAACTGTAGAAAAAATTTCCTTACTACCATAATCAACAATGATAGTAGAATAATAAACACTTTCAACATAAAACCAAAGTGAAATAGCAAAGTATTTATATTTACCAACGGGTAAAAGCAAATAATCATCAATTCCATCAAGTTTTATTGCAGTATTATCAGTATTAAATCGATCAGTTGTAAAATGAGGATCTCCAAACGCAACAGCATCATTTGTACTAATGCTATCATTAAAGTTTTGATTAAAAGGGAAATAAGAAATTAGATTATCAGAAACATCAGCTCTAAAAGCAAAAAGCAAAACTATAACTAGAAATAATGAAAGTATTTTGAATATTGGCTTAAGTAATTTCATTTTTCTTAGGAGGATTTTTCAAACTTTATTAAATAATTAATTATATCATCTGCCACTTCATCTTTTGGTTTAAGAGAATATTCTTTAATGCCTCCAAACTTGTTAATTATAGTTATTTTATTTGTATCAAAACTAAAGCCTGCACCCTTATCATTTAATGAGTTAAGAACAATAAAATCTAGATTTTTTTTCTTTAACTTTTGCTTAGCATTTTCAATTTCATTATCAGTTTCAAGGCTAAATCCAACAAGTATTTGATTATCTTTTTTTATTTTTCCAAGATTAAGAAGAATATCTTTTGTCTTTTTAAGATGCAAAATCATTTCATTTTTTTTCTTGATTTTTTTATCCTCTACTTTGGCTGGAGTAAAATCTGCTACTGCTGCTGAAAGTATTGCTATATCACAGTCAGGAAAAAGCTCCATAGATTTCTCATACATTTCTCCTGCTGTTTCAACATCTGTTTTTATAATATTTTCATTCTTAATATTCAAATTTGTAGGACCGCTGACTAATAATACTTTTGCACCCTTCTCAGCAAGCTTTTCAGCAATAAAATACCCCATCTTACCGGAAGAACGATTGCCAATAAATCTTACAGGATCAATAGGCTCATTGGTTGGTCCGGCTGTTATTAGGATATTTTTATTTCTCAAATCCATCCTTTTCGCTTATAATTTTAAAATAACGTAAATCAAAAAGAAAATTTAATGAAACTTCTAATAATTATTTTTTCAGAAGTTTATTCAACTGATGAACAATATCTTCGGGTTCAGCCATACGTCCTTCACCACACAAGCCACTTGCAAGCTCACCTTCCGGTGAAGAAATTATGTGATGTCCTCTTTGCTTAAGTTCCTTTAAATTCTTTTGTGTTGCAGGATGTTTAAACATATTCAAATCCATTGCAGGGGCAATTATCACAGGAACTGATGTTGATAAATATGTAGCAAGCAAAATATTATCAGCCTGTCCACAAGTCATTTTTGCCATTGTATTGGCTGTAAGTGGTGCAATTAAAAAAGCATCAGCCCAATCAGCTAACTCTACATGGCTATACCATTCTCCTGAATCTTCTTCAAAAAATTTGTAATAAACAGGGTTTTTTGATAAAGTTGCCAGTGTGAGATGAGATATAAAATTTTTAACAGAAGACGTTACTACTACCTTGACTTCACATTTTTGTTTTATCAACAAACGGATAATGTATGCTGTTTTGTAGGCAGCAATACCTCCTGTAATACCAAGCAGTATTTTTCTGCCTATTAACATTATATCTCCTTCTTTTCGCTTTCTTCTTTGAGTATTTTTTCCTTTTCAGGATTGCGAAAATAAATGTTATCATCATTCAAATACTCAAATAATGAAACCAATGATGCTTTTGGAAGTCGCTCATAATGAGCAGATATTTCCATTTGTTCACGGTTATCAAAAATTTCTTCTAAATTATCTGTTCGTGGTGCAAATTCGTCAAGTTTTTCGTGTAATTCTTCCTTTTCTTCTTTTGCCAATTGATTTGCTCTTTTTGCAAGAACAGCAACACTTTCGTAAAGGTTACCTGTCAAATTATTTATTATTGTAATATCTCTAGGATTTGCATACCTATCTACATTAATTCTTTCTTTCATTTTTTAACTTTAATTTATCTAGTTGATTTAAAGTATTTTTATAAATATTTTTTGCTTCAATAGCATATTCTGAATCTTCAAACTCCTTAGTATTCTCTTCATAAAAAACACGTGTATCTTCAAGTCTCGCATGTTGTTTAGTTACAACACTGTTTATTGCAAGCTCATAATATGAATCAATCATAATAAAATTAAGATAACTTCTATCTTCAATCATTGGAAATTCTTCAAAAAGATTTTGCAATGACCATATTGTTGCCTTGTAATCTTGAATTTTATAGTATAATTTAGCCTTGTGAACAGCCTTTTTTTCTATTTTTAATAATAATTTATCAATATATTCATTTGATTTTTCAACCTTATCACTATTCGGAAATTTATTAACAAAAAGCTGAATTGCTTCAATAGCTCTTTCCGAACTTTTCTGGTCAAGTTCTACAGGTGGTGATTCCAAATATGTACAGTAAGCAAAATAATATAAACTCTCCTCGGCATACTTCCCATAGGGATAAGTATCAAACAAGTTTTTAAACCTATTAGCAGCTATTATGTTACTTCCCAAAGCATACTGACAATAAGCATACATATATTTTATCTTTTCATTTTTTGCAGATGCCCGAAAAAA
The Bacteroidota bacterium genome window above contains:
- a CDS encoding LamG-like jellyroll fold domain-containing protein gives rise to the protein MKLLKPIFKILSLFLVIVLLFAFRADVSDNLISYFPFNQNFNDSISTNDAVAFGDPHFTTDRFNTDNTAIKLDGIDDYLLLPVGKYKYFAISLWFYVESVYYSTIIVDYGSKEIFSTVDIFVGATPPVYKIKYNTQTNELLKSQYNYDFYTWHHLYLDVGKIGQKPIMYIDGVFEREASLSGLCSPTTANVYIGRTSETDTSKHKFLQGKVDDIYIFDYPLKQEEILQLYYHDPYSVLSMTNSKIFIFPNPVTNVLRIANSINNESFRIFNSQGKVILEGKYKSEINISDFSSGLYFIEIVSGTNSFRQIYKFVKR
- a CDS encoding DNA-directed RNA polymerase subunit omega; protein product: MKERINVDRYANPRDITIINNLTGNLYESVAVLAKRANQLAKEEKEELHEKLDEFAPRTDNLEEIFDNREQMEISAHYERLPKASLVSLFEYLNDDNIYFRNPEKEKILKEESEKKEI
- the bamD gene encoding outer membrane protein assembly factor BamD; this encodes MRQLTKNTGFFLLFLLLFSSCSEYHKVLKGDNIEKKYEMAKDYFNEKEYSKAVLLLEDILPFFRASAKNEKIKYMYAYCQYALGSNIIAANRFKNLFDTYPYGKYAEESLYYFAYCTYLESPPVELDQKSSERAIEAIQLFVNKFPNSDKVEKSNEYIDKLLLKIEKKAVHKAKLYYKIQDYKATIWSLQNLFEEFPMIEDRSYLNFIMIDSYYELAINSVVTKQHARLEDTRVFYEENTKEFEDSEYAIEAKNIYKNTLNQLDKLKLKNERKN